Proteins from one Bacteroides mediterraneensis genomic window:
- a CDS encoding OmpA family protein has product MKTMNSMAILLSACLVFSSCGMTNTAKGGLIGGGSGAALGALVGGVIGHGKGAAIGAAVGTAVGAGAGVLIGKKMDKAAAQAEQIEGAQVEQVTDNNGLQAVRVTFDSGILFSTSSATLSTSAKSALSKFANNVLNQNKDMDVAIYGYTDNTGWKNSTAEQSKQKNLDLSQERAQSVSSYLLGCGASSSQIKSVTGMGEENPVADNSTAAGREQNRRVEVYMYASQQMIQQAEAGTLQ; this is encoded by the coding sequence ATGAAAACGATGAATTCTATGGCTATCTTACTGAGCGCATGCTTGGTATTTAGCAGTTGTGGTATGACAAATACAGCCAAAGGTGGATTAATCGGAGGTGGTAGCGGTGCTGCATTGGGCGCATTGGTAGGTGGAGTCATCGGCCACGGAAAAGGTGCTGCCATCGGAGCCGCTGTAGGAACTGCGGTAGGTGCCGGTGCCGGCGTATTGATTGGTAAAAAGATGGACAAAGCTGCTGCACAAGCAGAACAGATTGAAGGAGCACAAGTGGAACAAGTGACCGACAACAACGGTTTGCAGGCAGTAAGAGTAACCTTCGACTCGGGTATCTTGTTCAGCACAAGCAGTGCCACACTAAGCACTTCTGCCAAATCGGCTCTGAGCAAATTTGCCAACAATGTGCTCAACCAGAACAAAGACATGGATGTGGCCATCTACGGATACACAGACAATACCGGATGGAAAAACAGTACTGCCGAACAGAGCAAGCAGAAAAACCTTGATTTGTCACAGGAACGTGCACAGAGCGTATCCAGCTACCTGCTGGGATGCGGCGCTTCTTCCAGCCAGATTAAATCTGTTACCGGTATGGGTGAAGAGAATCCGGTGGCAGACAACTCTACCGCAGCCGGACGTGAGCAGAACCGCCGTGTAGAAGTATATATGTATGCCAGCCAGCAAATGATTCAGCAGGCTGAAGCAGGTACATTACAATAA